A window of Clostridioides sp. ES-S-0010-02 genomic DNA:
CTATCTATTCCCAATGTAGTTTTAAAATAAGACATATTTTGAGATAAACTTAAGGTTGCTGATAAAAATATTCCTTTCTCTAGCTGAGATAAAATATTTTCTTCAAATAAATCTGCTATTTTTAATGGAACTACTCTAAATTCAAAATCATTATAATTCTTTTCAATTTCAACTATTCTTGCATAATCATCATTCTCATCATACTCCAAGAAAATTTCAAAAACAATTTTTATATCCTCTAAGTCTCTTGTCTTTGCTTTTCCAAACTTGTATATATCTGTTTCTTTATCTATACTATCATCATCAATATTCCTATAAATTACAATTATTATTGAAACTAAATTTTTTATTATTTTTTCACAACTTAGCTTTATCTTTTCACTATACAATCTATAGCTAACTTCAGTATCTATATCATCTTTTTTTATTTTTCCTGCAATTTCATCTATTTGTAAATTTAATTCCCACCTTAAGTTATAATTGCTTACATTACCATATTCACTACAATTGCCAAATGCTAATATTGAATCTATTTCTTCAATAATAAGATTTATACTCCTAGCAATCTTTTGTTTATTTTTTCTTTCAATTTTTAATATATGATAGAATTTATCAAAAGCCTTTATTTTCTTCATGTTTGTAGTAGTTTTTTTATACATAAAACTACTATCTTGTATAAATTCATAAGGATAAATTTCTTGTAATAAGTATCTTAAAGACTTTGAATTTATGATACTTGAAAAAAAATCATATCCTTTTTCAGTTAAATTGTGAGCCTCATCTACTATTATATTTTCTAAAGGCTTTTCATCTTTATATGGCCATTTAGCCAGTAAAGAGTGGTTTATTACTGTTATATGTTCATCTTTTAACTCTTCTGTCCTATTTTTATATAGACAATCTTTTTTACATTTTTTAGGTTTACACATGTTTGGGTCACAACTTATATTTCTTAAGTGAGTATTTATTTCCTTGAAGTTATCCAACACCCAATAATTTATTTCTTCTATATCTCCATATTTACCACCTTCAACTAATCTTTCTAAAAATATTAAAGATAATATTTCTTCTTTAGTAGGTTCTTGAGACTCATAATCTGCTATATATGCTTCTAATCTATCTATACATATATAGTTGTTTTTTCCCTTTATATATCCATAACTTACTTTACCATTTAACCCTAAAGAATTTAACACATTTGGAATATCTTTATTTATCAATTGTATCTGCAATTCTTTTGTATCAGTAGAAATTAGCAATCTTTTTTTATTAATTCTAGCTTCTAATATAGCTGGCAATAAGTATCCAACACTTTTTCCTATCCCTGTTGGCGCCTCTATGCACGCAATTTTTTCGTCATCTTCATTATTTCTAAACAATTCTCGTATTGCCTTAGTAAGCTCATACTGACCTGGTCTATATTCATATGTAAATCCCTCTTTACTCTCCCATATATGCTTATATTTTAATAATTCTTCATATTTCTTTTCTTGCTCACGTAAAATTTTTAAAGTTTCTTTTTCTTTTATATTTTCTTCTTTTGGATTAAACTCCTCATGCTCTTTTATAATACTTACATCATGAGATAAATCATAGTTTGCTTCTTCTAAAAATTTACTCCATTCCCATTTTCCAAGATTAAACTTATTTAGATATGAATTTATTTTAAAACTTAATGGCTCTAAATTAGTTTTCTCATGGTTATTAAATCTTATTAAAAGAGAATTTACAATATTTATAGTATCAATAGCATCTGATAAAGCTCTATTCTTGGTCTCAGATTTATCACTAGTTAAAATACTTTTTAAATACACCAAACTATAATCCTTATGATATGGCTCTAAAATAATTGCCAACTCAATTGAATCAATAAATTTATTTTTTAGCTTTGGCATATAGTACTCAAAAAACTTTCTTTTAAAACTTAAATCATGACATATAATCAGACTATCTCCTACAAAATTTCTTAACTCCTCTTCTACCATTTTTAGATTAAAAGCATCTTCTAAATCAATTTTTTTAAGATTATCACATAGAGAGAATACTTCTATAGGTACTTCAGCTTTATTTTTTATTAACGATTGATATGTCTCAGCTTTCCAATCTTTAATTTTAACAGCTCCAACTTCTAAAATTTCTGAATTTAAATAGTCTATTCCACTAACTTCTATATCTAAAAAAACAACATCATTCAATATACTTATTATATTATTCATTTTTTTATCCCTTCAAGTTAAACCAATTTCACTTCTACACAATAATTGCTCCTTATATTTTATCATTTATAATGTATTTTGTTTAAGATAATTAATGTTATTTTATATATCTTAAAAGAAACTTCTTTAATTTATTATTTGTATATATGAATATTTTTAACTATAAATATTCAAACTATATTATAAGAAAGATTTACTTGAAATTTTAAATAAGAGGTGACATTGTGAAAAAAGATAGCCTGAAAAAATACATTATGATAGGAGCATTCGCTTTAATACTTTTTGGAATTGCTAGTATGAACTTTAAATCCCTAGATAAAACAAAAACTCAAATTTCTAGTCCAACACTTGATACACATGAATATGATTGGTATTTTAATCCTAGAGAGGATGGCAAACAACCATCCCCTATAAAAGAAGCCAATTTTTTTAAGAAATATGATTCATATTATGTAGGAAACCCTAATGAAAAAGTTATATACTTATCATTTGATGCTGGATATGAAAGTGGGAACACTCCAAAGTTGTTAGATACACTAAAAAAACACAATGCAAAGGCACAATTTTTCGTAGTTGAGAGTTATATAAAAAGTAATCCAGATTTAATAAAACGTATGGAAAAAGAAGGTCATTTGGTTTGTAATCACTCAAAAAGTCATCCATCAATGGCTGGAATTACAGATTTTGAAAAATTCAAAGAAGAAATTACAAGTGTAGAAAAAGCATATAAAGATGTTACTGGAAAAGAAATGCCTAAATATTTTAGACCACCAATGGGTAAATTTAGTGAACAATCTCTAAAATATACACAAGACTTGGGTTATAAATCTATATTTTGGAGTTTTGCTTATGTAGATTGGTATGAAAAGAAACAACCTACTCATGAGTTTGCTAAAAACAAAATTTACTCTAGAACACATCCTGGTGCAATAGTTTTATTACATCCAAATTCTTCAACTAATACTGAGATATTGGATGAAGTACTTACACATTGGGAAAAAGAAGGTTACAAACTTAAAACACTTGACTATTTAAGCAGTAAAAAATAACATTTTAATTAAAATAAAACTCCCTCATGAATTATAGTAAAAATAAATCTATTTATAAATACTTTAATTCTTGATGGAGTTTTGTGTTTTAGAATTATTTAAAAAGCATTGTCCATTCATTTATCTCTTCATATCCTATATCGTAATATATTTTTCCTGCTATTTCATTATTATAAAAAAGACATGGTATTTTCCCTTCTGACAATAGTTCTTTACTTAAATTGTACACCATATAACTAGCAAGCCCTTTTTTTCTATGCTGTTTGTCTGTACTTACAGAAACTATCATTGCTAAAAAACTAGTTTCCATACCAGTTGATACAGTACTAATCATAGTATTATTATCTTTTATGAAATATGCTCTTACGTTACCTTCTTTTAAGTACTCTTTTCTTGCTTCTATGTAATTTGGACTTACCTTATATCCTGATTCATTTAAAAGTTTTCCTATTTCATCAATGTCTCTTTCATATGCCTTTTCTATCCTATATTCATTCATAGTAGAAAAATCCAGCTCTTTTATTTTCTTTAATATACAAAATTTATTATCCAATTTTTCATAAAAATCTTTGTATATACTCACTAGTCTATCTATTACACACTTTTTTCCACTTATACTTTCTATATCTAATCCTTTTATATGGCTTTTCATTTCTTCTACATCAAAATTATTTTCTAAACTATAGATTATAAGTGTTGACTTATTTTTTAATATTATAGAAGTTATACTTCCTTCTTTTGTCTGAGACCATACTTCTTGAGAATCAGAACTAAATCCATAGTTTTCAACATATCCAATTATAAATAAGTTTAAACTTTCTTCATGTGATACATATTGCCAGAATTTTTTTTCTAAAGTATTATCTATTTTTACAATCAAGTGTACATCCTCCTTTTGTGTTAATAATGATATACCTTATAATTTATAGTATCATTTAAAGTTATTAACTTCTACTAAATATTCTAAATTTTTGTAAATAATTTAAATTTGTAAATTTATAATTTTTTCAGAAAAATCAATCAGTGATTATATTATATTTTCTACTTTACAAAATTGAACTATATTTTTAAATTTCTATGCAATATGTTGGTATTTCTGTTTATATTCTTTTAATGCCTCATCCCAGGCTTCTTCTACTGAGATACCTCTCTTGGTTGCAATCCTTTGTGCTAATTCTATTATTCTCATAGCTTTTCTTGATATATTCATATATTTTCCTCCTCTAAATTATCATAAATTATTTTAAAATTATTTAATTTGTATCAAATATATTACTTACTTATATATTACTAACTATTTGTGTACTAAGTGTGAACTATATTAGAAGAAATTTAGAACTTAATAAAACACAAATTTTATATATACTTCATATAGATTTGTCATATTATAAAAACAGTGATATAATTTATTATCATTTTATGGAGGTGATATATTATAAAAATAAGAGATGAATATACATGCCCTCTTGAAATTGTACATGATATCATTAAAGGGAAATGGAAGACTATAATTGTATTCAAGTTGAGACAATGTAATAAAACATTCTCTAACTTAGAGCATAGTATAGATGGAATAAGTCAAAAAATGTTAATCCAACAATTAAAAGAACTTAGAGAATTTGGTATTGTTGATAAAATCAGTTCAACTGGATATCCATTACATACTGAATATTTTCTT
This region includes:
- a CDS encoding DEAD/DEAH box helicase family protein — translated: MNNIISILNDVVFLDIEVSGIDYLNSEILEVGAVKIKDWKAETYQSLIKNKAEVPIEVFSLCDNLKKIDLEDAFNLKMVEEELRNFVGDSLIICHDLSFKRKFFEYYMPKLKNKFIDSIELAIILEPYHKDYSLVYLKSILTSDKSETKNRALSDAIDTINIVNSLLIRFNNHEKTNLEPLSFKINSYLNKFNLGKWEWSKFLEEANYDLSHDVSIIKEHEEFNPKEENIKEKETLKILREQEKKYEELLKYKHIWESKEGFTYEYRPGQYELTKAIRELFRNNEDDEKIACIEAPTGIGKSVGYLLPAILEARINKKRLLISTDTKELQIQLINKDIPNVLNSLGLNGKVSYGYIKGKNNYICIDRLEAYIADYESQEPTKEEILSLIFLERLVEGGKYGDIEEINYWVLDNFKEINTHLRNISCDPNMCKPKKCKKDCLYKNRTEELKDEHITVINHSLLAKWPYKDEKPLENIIVDEAHNLTEKGYDFFSSIINSKSLRYLLQEIYPYEFIQDSSFMYKKTTTNMKKIKAFDKFYHILKIERKNKQKIARSINLIIEEIDSILAFGNCSEYGNVSNYNLRWELNLQIDEIAGKIKKDDIDTEVSYRLYSEKIKLSCEKIIKNLVSIIIVIYRNIDDDSIDKETDIYKFGKAKTRDLEDIKIVFEIFLEYDENDDYARIVEIEKNYNDFEFRVVPLKIADLFEENILSQLEKGIFLSATLSLSQNMSYFKTTLGIDRVKNIEKIIEPIFDYKNMVSVVAFSDICEYKNAEFPNEISKIISNISCITEGHMLALFNSKNRQEKTYDILKKYLHGLNLEIYANKKGVRHLNDLNRKCVVLGSKGCFEGVDIPGDGLVCVTLDKLPNLNPKDPLYYTIMKKYNIDYYSINYPQMTIKVKQAMGRLLRSKYDYGCFVIFDVGTNISILKRLEQDLHGCKILKMNGNDFYTYAKKHLNKSRSLILKSVIFDTIKALQVNTKIENDEVDKNTIKKDINENIRQRAVKGEVYHIDIENKDMRVKYFDKNYLINLDIFMRET
- the pdaA gene encoding delta-lactam-biosynthetic de-N-acetylase, whose amino-acid sequence is MKKDSLKKYIMIGAFALILFGIASMNFKSLDKTKTQISSPTLDTHEYDWYFNPREDGKQPSPIKEANFFKKYDSYYVGNPNEKVIYLSFDAGYESGNTPKLLDTLKKHNAKAQFFVVESYIKSNPDLIKRMEKEGHLVCNHSKSHPSMAGITDFEKFKEEITSVEKAYKDVTGKEMPKYFRPPMGKFSEQSLKYTQDLGYKSIFWSFAYVDWYEKKQPTHEFAKNKIYSRTHPGAIVLLHPNSSTNTEILDEVLTHWEKEGYKLKTLDYLSSKK
- a CDS encoding GNAT family N-acetyltransferase; this translates as MIVKIDNTLEKKFWQYVSHEESLNLFIIGYVENYGFSSDSQEVWSQTKEGSITSIILKNKSTLIIYSLENNFDVEEMKSHIKGLDIESISGKKCVIDRLVSIYKDFYEKLDNKFCILKKIKELDFSTMNEYRIEKAYERDIDEIGKLLNESGYKVSPNYIEARKEYLKEGNVRAYFIKDNNTMISTVSTGMETSFLAMIVSVSTDKQHRKKGLASYMVYNLSKELLSEGKIPCLFYNNEIAGKIYYDIGYEEINEWTMLFK
- a CDS encoding helix-turn-helix transcriptional regulator, with protein sequence MKIRDEYTCPLEIVHDIIKGKWKTIIVFKLRQCNKTFSNLEHSIDGISQKMLIQQLKELREFGIVDKISSTGYPLHTEYFLTNRGKKMLQAVEIMQEIGIEYMLEHGQQEFLDNKGICYNK